The following proteins are encoded in a genomic region of Mycolicibacterium confluentis:
- the ilvD gene encoding dihydroxy-acid dehydratase yields MASAPDIKPRSRDVTDGLEKAAARGMLRAVGMGDEDFAKSQIGVGSSWNEITPCNLSLARLAKAVKEGVFEAGGFPMEFGTISVSDGISMGHEGMHFSLVSREIIADSVETVMQAERLDGSVLLAGCDKSLPGMLMAAARLDLASVFLYAGSILPGRAKLSDGTEKDVTIIDAFEAVGACARGLMSREDVDAIERAICPGEGACGGMYTANTMASAAEALGMSLPGSAAPPAPDRRRDGYARKSGIAVVELLRRGITARDILTKEAFENAIAVVMAFGGSTNAVLHLLAIAYEAGVKLTLEDFTRVGNKVPHLADVKPFGAYVMNDVDRIGGVPVVMKALLDAGLLHGDCLTVTGQTMAENLAHIAPPDPDGKVLRALSQPIHPTGGITILHGSLAPDGAVVKSAGFDSDVFEGTARVFERERAALDALEDGTITGGDVVVIRYEGPKGGPGMREMLAITGAIKGAGLGKDVLLMTDGRFSGGTTGLCVGHVAPEAVDGGPIAFVRDGDRIRLDVGKGLLDILVDADEFESRRAGFEPLPPRYTTGVLSKYTKLVGSAALGAVCT; encoded by the coding sequence ATGGCCTCAGCCCCGGACATCAAGCCCCGCAGTCGCGACGTCACCGACGGCCTCGAGAAGGCCGCCGCGCGCGGCATGCTCCGCGCCGTCGGCATGGGCGACGAGGATTTCGCGAAATCCCAGATCGGCGTCGGGTCGTCCTGGAACGAGATCACGCCGTGCAACCTGTCGCTGGCCCGCCTGGCCAAGGCCGTGAAGGAGGGCGTGTTCGAGGCCGGCGGGTTCCCCATGGAGTTCGGCACCATCTCGGTGTCCGACGGCATCTCGATGGGCCACGAGGGGATGCACTTCTCCCTGGTGAGCAGAGAGATCATCGCCGACTCGGTCGAGACCGTCATGCAGGCCGAACGCCTCGACGGTTCGGTGCTGCTCGCGGGGTGCGACAAGTCGCTGCCCGGGATGTTGATGGCCGCCGCGCGCCTGGACCTGGCCAGCGTGTTCCTCTACGCCGGGTCGATCCTGCCCGGTCGGGCCAAGCTGTCCGACGGCACCGAGAAGGACGTCACGATCATCGACGCCTTCGAGGCGGTCGGGGCGTGTGCGCGCGGCCTGATGTCGCGTGAGGACGTCGACGCGATCGAACGGGCAATCTGCCCCGGCGAGGGCGCCTGCGGCGGGATGTACACGGCCAACACCATGGCCAGCGCCGCCGAGGCCCTGGGCATGTCGCTGCCGGGTTCGGCGGCACCGCCGGCCCCCGACCGCCGCCGCGATGGATACGCCCGGAAGAGCGGCATCGCCGTCGTCGAACTGCTGCGCCGCGGCATCACCGCGCGCGACATCCTGACCAAGGAGGCATTCGAGAACGCCATCGCGGTCGTGATGGCGTTCGGCGGGTCCACCAACGCGGTGCTGCATCTGCTGGCGATCGCCTACGAGGCCGGGGTCAAGCTCACGCTGGAGGACTTCACCCGGGTCGGCAACAAGGTGCCGCACCTGGCCGACGTCAAACCCTTCGGGGCGTACGTGATGAACGACGTCGACCGCATCGGAGGTGTGCCGGTGGTGATGAAGGCTCTGCTGGACGCGGGCCTGCTGCACGGCGACTGCCTGACCGTGACGGGGCAGACCATGGCCGAGAACCTCGCGCACATCGCGCCGCCCGACCCCGACGGCAAGGTGCTGCGGGCGTTGTCGCAGCCGATCCATCCCACCGGCGGCATCACGATCCTGCACGGGTCGCTGGCCCCGGACGGTGCCGTGGTGAAGTCGGCCGGGTTCGACTCCGATGTCTTCGAAGGCACCGCAAGGGTTTTCGAGCGTGAGCGAGCGGCACTGGATGCGCTGGAGGACGGCACCATCACCGGTGGCGACGTGGTGGTCATCCGCTATGAAGGGCCCAAGGGCGGGCCGGGTATGCGCGAGATGCTGGCGATCACGGGCGCCATCAAGGGCGCGGGCCTGGGCAAGGATGTGCTGCTGATGACCGACGGGCGGTTCTCGGGCGGCACCACGGGCCTGTGCGTCGGACACGTCGCCCCCGAAGCCGTCGACGGCGGACCCATTGCGTTCGTACGCGACGGGGACAGGATCCGACTCGACGTCGGAAAGGGGTTGCTCGACATCCTGGTCGACGCGGACGAATTCGAGTCCCGCAGGGCGGGTTTCGAGCCGCTGCCGCCGCGCTACACCACCGGGGTGCTGTCCAAGTACACCAAGCTGGTCGGCTCGGCGGCCCTCGGGGCGGTCTGCACCTAG
- a CDS encoding aldehyde dehydrogenase family protein produces MVVQTSPQSCGAVEVLAETRRCFATGRTRSLEWRREQLLGIERLVSEQEPAIAEALAADLGRSAQESWLGDIASTKAEAAYARKHLKKWMRRQRVSLPLAQLPGRGWVQYEPLGVVLIIGPWNYPVYLSLGPLVAAVAAGNCAVIKPSELAPATSALLARLVPQYVDPEAVRVVEGDAAITQDLLAQGFDHAFFTGGTEIGRRIMAAAAPTLTPVTLELGGKSPVIITADADIDVAARRIAWIKLLNSGQTCIAPDYVLVERSVRDRFVAQLSACLREFRSEETVPAMRIVNERHLDRLAAMLRTTDGQIAYGGAVDRDALRMEPTVVVDPPVTDAVMAEEIFGPILPVITVDSVDRAVEYVNSGPKPLAAYVFTSSTRRGREIVDRIPSGGAVLNHVAMHCLVPQLPFGGVGASGMGAYHGRWGFEALSHRRAVLAKPAKPDPTFVYPPHTKRALALMRRLF; encoded by the coding sequence ATGGTTGTGCAGACCAGTCCGCAGTCCTGCGGGGCCGTGGAAGTGCTGGCCGAGACGAGGCGGTGCTTCGCCACCGGCCGCACCCGCTCACTGGAGTGGCGGCGCGAGCAGCTGCTCGGAATCGAACGGCTGGTCAGCGAACAGGAGCCGGCCATCGCGGAGGCGCTGGCGGCCGATTTGGGCCGCTCGGCGCAGGAGTCCTGGCTCGGAGACATCGCCTCGACCAAGGCCGAGGCCGCCTATGCCCGCAAGCACCTCAAGAAGTGGATGCGGCGGCAACGGGTGAGCCTGCCGCTGGCTCAGCTGCCAGGCCGGGGCTGGGTGCAGTACGAGCCGCTCGGGGTGGTGCTCATCATCGGCCCGTGGAACTACCCCGTCTACCTGAGCTTGGGTCCCCTGGTGGCGGCCGTGGCCGCGGGCAACTGCGCCGTCATCAAGCCGTCGGAGTTGGCCCCGGCCACCTCGGCGCTGCTGGCCAGGCTGGTGCCGCAGTACGTCGATCCCGAAGCGGTCCGGGTCGTCGAGGGCGACGCCGCGATCACCCAGGACCTCTTGGCGCAGGGCTTCGACCACGCGTTCTTCACGGGCGGGACCGAGATTGGCCGCAGAATCATGGCGGCAGCGGCCCCGACCCTCACACCGGTCACGCTGGAACTCGGGGGCAAGAGCCCGGTCATCATCACCGCCGACGCGGACATCGACGTCGCGGCCCGACGGATCGCGTGGATCAAGCTGCTCAACTCCGGGCAGACCTGCATCGCTCCCGACTACGTCCTGGTCGAGCGGTCGGTCAGGGACCGGTTCGTCGCGCAGCTGAGCGCATGCCTGCGCGAATTCCGTTCCGAGGAAACGGTTCCGGCGATGCGAATCGTCAACGAACGACACCTGGACCGGCTCGCGGCAATGCTGCGCACCACGGATGGTCAGATCGCCTACGGCGGGGCAGTCGACCGCGACGCGCTGCGGATGGAACCCACCGTGGTGGTGGACCCGCCGGTCACCGACGCCGTGATGGCAGAGGAGATCTTCGGACCGATCCTGCCGGTCATCACGGTCGACTCGGTGGATCGAGCCGTCGAATACGTCAACAGCGGGCCGAAACCGCTGGCGGCGTATGTGTTCACGAGCTCCACGCGCCGTGGGCGCGAGATCGTGGACCGGATCCCCTCGGGCGGAGCGGTCCTCAACCACGTCGCAATGCACTGCCTGGTGCCGCAACTGCCCTTCGGCGGCGTGGGTGCCAGTGGGATGGGCGCGTATCACGGCCGCTGGGGCTTCGAAGCGCTCAGCCACCGTCGGGCCGTTCTGGCCAAGCCGGCGAAGCCGGACCCGACGTTCGTGTACCCGCCGCACACCAAGCGTGCGCTCGCGCTGATGCGTCGACTGTTCTGA
- a CDS encoding MFS transporter, with protein MTVAVRPDPTRPWTPRVAAQLAVLATAAFIYVTAELAPVGALPAIAAELDVSEALVGTLVAGYALVAAVMTVPLVRWTSQWSRRRVLLVTLCTLTVAQTVSALAPDFAVLAAGRVSSALTHGLMWSVIAPIGARLVPPTHTGRATTAVYVGSALALVVGSPLTAAMSQLWGWRPAFGAIALAAGVVTVAARFMLPELKLAAQSGANRRFRRPVGARLNLLCGLTAVGVGAHFIAYTFVVVIIRDVIGVDGARLAWLLVGYGIAGLTAMAALAGPLDRRPKRSVLVGLGSVSVALAVLTVLASSPAHGVAAVLVGSLAIMLWGAMATALPPMLQAAAMRAAPDDPDTASGRYVAAFQIGIMGGSLAGGILYDTAGIAVTIAISTLLMICALGAVAASRGLFGTADAV; from the coding sequence ATGACTGTCGCCGTGCGGCCAGACCCGACCCGCCCGTGGACGCCCCGCGTCGCGGCGCAGTTGGCGGTGCTGGCGACCGCGGCCTTCATCTACGTCACCGCCGAGTTGGCACCCGTGGGCGCGCTGCCCGCGATCGCGGCTGAGCTGGACGTCAGCGAGGCCCTGGTCGGCACACTGGTGGCCGGATACGCCCTGGTCGCCGCGGTTATGACCGTGCCACTGGTGCGCTGGACCTCGCAGTGGTCGCGCCGACGGGTCCTGCTGGTCACGCTGTGCACCCTGACCGTCGCGCAGACCGTGTCGGCGCTGGCCCCCGACTTCGCGGTGCTCGCGGCAGGCCGAGTGTCGAGTGCACTGACCCACGGCCTGATGTGGTCGGTGATCGCGCCCATCGGCGCCCGCTTGGTCCCGCCGACTCACACCGGACGCGCCACGACCGCGGTCTACGTCGGTTCGGCGCTGGCGCTGGTCGTGGGCAGCCCGCTCACGGCGGCCATGAGCCAACTGTGGGGATGGCGCCCCGCCTTCGGCGCCATCGCCCTGGCGGCCGGGGTCGTCACCGTGGCGGCCCGGTTCATGCTGCCCGAACTGAAGCTCGCGGCGCAGTCCGGTGCGAACCGTCGCTTCCGCCGCCCGGTCGGTGCCCGCCTGAACCTGCTGTGCGGGCTGACGGCGGTGGGAGTCGGCGCCCACTTCATCGCCTATACGTTCGTGGTCGTGATCATCCGCGATGTCATCGGTGTGGACGGGGCGCGGCTGGCCTGGCTGCTCGTGGGGTACGGCATCGCGGGTCTGACCGCCATGGCCGCGCTCGCGGGTCCGCTTGACCGACGGCCCAAGCGCTCGGTCCTGGTCGGGTTGGGCAGCGTCTCGGTGGCGTTGGCCGTGCTGACCGTGCTCGCGTCCTCCCCGGCCCACGGCGTGGCCGCGGTGCTGGTCGGCAGCCTGGCGATCATGCTCTGGGGAGCGATGGCGACAGCGCTGCCGCCGATGCTGCAGGCGGCCGCGATGCGGGCGGCCCCCGATGACCCCGACACCGCATCGGGGAGGTATGTCGCGGCGTTCCAGATCGGCATCATGGGAGGTTCGCTGGCCGGCGGAATCCTCTACGACACCGCTGGCATTGCGGTCACAATCGCAATCTCGACGTTGCTGATGATCTGCGCGTTGGGCGCTGTCGCCGCCAGTCGCGGGCTGTTCGGGACCGCGGACGCGGTATGA
- a CDS encoding sensor histidine kinase, translating into MPQLSAGAERAGLDAALRQLSRHAATVGLLMRSVVNVVAAAVTLVDPHSMTLGSGRWLLGAVAVWSLYRILTRSVGGLPGAVDYVLVIAVCLGIPLLVPDMQFHLFNSAPLAIAGTAVIAFSVSVTAWVSLLLALGIAVAYACGSAAVIGWEQVSSVAALYYFALQWATAALIRFMVLRIAEAVDQARAARQSAEVDQEVAGAVRSFEREQLALLHDTAASTLMMAGQGAAISSRRLAEQARRDLGLLAGGGWKAPPPRAEIVGALRECAAHLRTPVEFSGVGELWLAGESAEPVIAAAREVMNNVDRHARADLLRITVLPGSVRLADDGVGFDPEASRIGHGVTDSIFARMHRAGGRATLRSEPGVGTEVELFWAEGCVEGRAEDASDPDRLIERVRIRYGLALVLYALANLAFSVPYADSYGGAGWFDTLLAIIAATATLAAVPGILHRRWGRGRTVAAGVALLAVTVLQPLLIPPELVGGHAHWAQNAIGWCVLPLLLDGSLRRGVAVLAGYWAAGAVVEVICQPSATVLVNIGLGTASILSVQIFALVFNGLVREAAREAHGETEARRRLTARLRIQQAVNAEYQRRYAALVENVVPLLRELSAGDPVTADLRHRARAESRRLRALFDQATTFGHPLMHNLRDLVDAAEAKGVEVTVDLAGDLPDLTEQQIEALVTPLRRAAEMAQSLLRLVVTGSSGEVSVSIVSDPGGEAQGLVRGLRESPGAPEVVEAGGTLWVEVRCDTGTMANEG; encoded by the coding sequence ATGCCGCAGTTGAGCGCGGGCGCTGAACGGGCGGGACTCGACGCCGCACTCCGGCAGTTGAGTCGTCATGCGGCGACTGTCGGTCTGCTGATGCGCAGCGTCGTCAACGTGGTGGCGGCCGCCGTGACGTTGGTCGATCCGCACTCGATGACCCTCGGATCCGGGAGGTGGCTGCTCGGCGCGGTGGCGGTCTGGTCGCTGTATCGCATCCTGACTCGGTCCGTGGGTGGCCTGCCCGGGGCGGTCGACTATGTCCTGGTGATCGCTGTCTGCCTGGGCATCCCGCTCCTCGTGCCGGACATGCAGTTCCACCTGTTCAACAGCGCCCCACTGGCGATCGCGGGTACCGCGGTCATCGCGTTCTCGGTGTCGGTAACGGCATGGGTGAGCCTGCTGCTGGCGTTGGGGATCGCGGTGGCGTACGCCTGCGGCAGTGCCGCGGTCATCGGCTGGGAACAGGTGAGTTCGGTTGCGGCGCTGTATTACTTCGCGCTCCAGTGGGCTACCGCCGCGCTGATCCGGTTCATGGTGCTGCGGATCGCGGAAGCTGTCGACCAGGCTCGGGCAGCGCGCCAGTCGGCAGAGGTTGATCAAGAGGTCGCCGGGGCGGTCCGATCCTTTGAACGCGAACAGCTCGCGCTGCTCCATGACACGGCCGCATCCACGCTGATGATGGCGGGACAGGGCGCGGCCATCTCGTCGCGGAGGCTGGCCGAGCAGGCTCGCCGCGATCTCGGTCTGCTCGCGGGCGGCGGGTGGAAAGCCCCGCCTCCGCGTGCGGAGATCGTGGGGGCACTGCGGGAATGCGCCGCGCATCTGCGAACCCCGGTGGAGTTCAGCGGAGTCGGTGAGTTGTGGCTTGCGGGCGAGTCCGCCGAACCGGTGATCGCCGCAGCGCGGGAGGTGATGAACAACGTCGACCGGCACGCGCGGGCCGACCTGTTGCGGATCACCGTCCTGCCCGGCTCGGTCCGCCTGGCCGACGACGGAGTGGGATTCGACCCCGAGGCGTCTCGGATCGGCCATGGTGTGACTGACTCGATCTTCGCCAGAATGCACCGGGCCGGTGGCCGAGCGACCCTGCGGTCAGAGCCCGGCGTCGGTACGGAAGTCGAATTGTTTTGGGCCGAAGGATGTGTGGAGGGTCGGGCGGAGGATGCGTCGGATCCGGACCGCCTCATCGAGCGTGTCAGGATCCGCTACGGTTTGGCGCTGGTGCTCTATGCGTTGGCCAACCTGGCCTTCTCGGTGCCCTACGCCGACTCCTATGGCGGTGCAGGGTGGTTCGACACTCTGCTGGCGATCATTGCCGCGACCGCGACGCTGGCCGCCGTTCCCGGGATTCTGCATCGACGCTGGGGTCGGGGTCGGACGGTTGCTGCCGGGGTGGCCCTGCTTGCCGTCACCGTCCTGCAGCCCCTCCTGATCCCGCCGGAACTGGTTGGTGGACACGCGCATTGGGCGCAGAATGCGATCGGCTGGTGCGTGCTCCCACTGCTGCTTGACGGGTCCCTGCGGCGTGGTGTGGCGGTGCTTGCGGGGTACTGGGCGGCGGGGGCCGTGGTGGAGGTGATCTGCCAGCCCTCGGCCACGGTGCTGGTCAACATCGGCCTGGGCACTGCCAGCATCCTGAGTGTCCAGATCTTCGCGCTGGTCTTCAACGGACTCGTGCGGGAAGCCGCCCGGGAGGCGCACGGGGAAACCGAGGCTCGCCGACGGCTGACCGCGCGACTCCGAATCCAGCAGGCGGTCAACGCCGAATACCAGCGTCGCTACGCCGCTTTGGTCGAGAACGTGGTGCCGCTGCTGCGCGAGCTGAGTGCGGGAGACCCGGTCACCGCGGACTTGCGGCACCGGGCGCGGGCCGAGTCGCGGCGCCTGCGGGCCCTGTTCGACCAGGCGACCACCTTTGGTCATCCGCTGATGCATAACCTGCGCGACCTCGTCGACGCGGCTGAGGCCAAGGGGGTCGAGGTCACCGTGGACCTCGCGGGGGACCTGCCGGACCTCACCGAGCAGCAGATTGAGGCGTTGGTGACGCCTCTCCGTCGCGCGGCCGAGATGGCGCAGTCGCTGCTCCGACTGGTCGTCACCGGGTCGAGCGGCGAGGTCAGCGTGAGCATCGTGAGCGACCCGGGCGGGGAGGCGCAGGGGCTCGTGCGCGGGTTGCGTGAGTCACCAGGCGCACCGGAGGTGGTGGAAGCGGGGGGAACGCTGTGGGTCGAAGTCCGATGCGACACCGGAACTATGGCCAATGAAGGCTGA
- a CDS encoding NtaA/DmoA family FMN-dependent monooxygenase (This protein belongs to a clade of FMN-dependent monooxygenases, within a broader family of flavin-dependent oxidoreductases, the luciferase-like monooxygenase (LMM) family, some of whose members use coenzyme F420 rather than FMN.) — MTDKFHLGWFLNFVADEWKGMWGDGGQDFTGDFYVEVAKSLERAKFDYILIEDKLMVSTAYGGTMEYDLKHGVNPKHDPVPLAVLIAAATKRIGVVPTMSTSFYPPFLLARLCSTVDHIARGRFGWNVVTSAEDRSAQNFGLDHLYEHDERYARASEYLDLVSQLWESWEPDAIERDHLTGTYANHKKVHTVDFEGKYYKCRGPLNTAPSPQYRPTIAQAGASPPGRELAARHADTIVSPANTVEAMKEYRDDIHARMRAIGRDPSECKVLYLASPVVADTYEEAVAKRERWFNDPENIEYMLAELSSITEIDFAAFDLDAPLPKDLTTNGERGTLAAFVAGGEDKTLRELVTGSGLFSHTPFVGTPAQVAEEMGDVMAQVGGDGFLLTTPVMRLNRRYLAEITEGLVPELQRRGLTRTEYTTTMLRDHLREF, encoded by the coding sequence GTGACCGACAAATTCCATCTGGGCTGGTTCCTGAACTTCGTCGCCGACGAGTGGAAGGGAATGTGGGGAGACGGCGGGCAGGATTTCACCGGCGACTTCTACGTCGAGGTGGCGAAGTCCCTGGAGCGCGCCAAGTTCGACTACATCCTGATCGAGGACAAGCTGATGGTGTCGACGGCCTACGGCGGCACCATGGAATACGACCTCAAACATGGGGTGAACCCGAAACACGATCCGGTGCCGCTGGCGGTGCTGATCGCGGCGGCCACCAAGCGGATCGGCGTGGTGCCCACCATGTCGACCAGCTTCTACCCGCCGTTCCTGTTGGCCCGGCTGTGCAGCACCGTCGACCACATCGCGCGGGGCCGGTTCGGCTGGAACGTGGTCACCTCGGCCGAGGACCGGTCCGCCCAGAACTTCGGTCTGGACCATCTGTACGAACACGACGAGAGATACGCCCGGGCCTCGGAGTACCTCGATCTCGTCAGCCAGCTCTGGGAGTCCTGGGAGCCCGACGCCATCGAACGCGACCACCTGACCGGGACGTACGCCAACCACAAGAAGGTCCACACCGTCGACTTCGAGGGCAAGTACTACAAATGCCGCGGTCCGCTGAACACGGCGCCGTCGCCGCAGTACCGGCCCACCATCGCCCAGGCCGGGGCGTCGCCCCCGGGACGCGAACTGGCCGCCCGGCACGCCGACACGATCGTCTCTCCGGCCAACACTGTGGAGGCGATGAAGGAGTACCGCGACGACATCCACGCCCGGATGCGGGCGATCGGCCGCGACCCATCCGAGTGCAAGGTGCTCTACCTGGCCTCCCCCGTCGTCGCCGACACCTATGAGGAGGCGGTGGCCAAGCGGGAGCGCTGGTTCAACGACCCGGAGAACATCGAGTACATGCTGGCCGAGCTGTCCTCGATCACCGAAATCGATTTCGCCGCCTTCGATCTCGACGCGCCGCTGCCGAAGGACCTGACCACCAACGGCGAACGCGGCACCCTCGCGGCGTTCGTGGCCGGCGGTGAGGACAAGACCCTGCGTGAACTCGTGACCGGCAGCGGGCTTTTCAGCCACACCCCGTTCGTCGGCACCCCGGCCCAGGTGGCCGAGGAGATGGGCGACGTGATGGCTCAGGTCGGCGGTGACGGCTTCCTGCTCACCACGCCGGTGATGCGTCTGAACCGCCGCTATCTCGCCGAGATCACCGAGGGGCTGGTGCCGGAGTTGCAGCGGCGCGGGCTGACCCGCACCGAGTACACCACCACGATGCTTCGCGACCACCTGCGCGAGTTCTGA
- a CDS encoding DUF305 domain-containing protein, with the protein MTRNRLLAILAASATALFVSACNNPAPGEAGDGHTDHSHDVPTIEITGEPAGFDADDVAFATNMIPHHEQAVELSALVPDRSTNAELLALAKQISAAQEPEITTMKAFLVQWSGGEDNPSSGHDGHGGHGDMAGMVDEATMAKLKTLQGPEFDKLWLESMIAHHQGAVEMAKAELANGVNADAKTLAQHIIDAQEAEIAQMQKMLGS; encoded by the coding sequence ATGACTCGTAACCGTCTGCTCGCGATCCTGGCGGCCTCCGCCACCGCTCTCTTCGTGTCGGCGTGCAACAACCCTGCGCCGGGCGAAGCCGGGGACGGGCACACCGATCACAGTCATGACGTGCCGACCATCGAGATCACCGGCGAACCGGCGGGATTTGACGCCGATGACGTCGCGTTCGCGACCAACATGATCCCGCACCACGAGCAGGCCGTCGAACTGTCGGCGTTGGTGCCTGATCGCAGCACCAACGCCGAACTGCTGGCGCTCGCCAAGCAGATCTCCGCGGCGCAGGAACCCGAGATCACCACCATGAAGGCCTTCCTGGTGCAGTGGAGCGGCGGTGAGGACAACCCGTCCTCCGGGCACGACGGGCACGGCGGGCACGGCGATATGGCCGGGATGGTCGACGAGGCCACCATGGCCAAACTCAAGACGCTGCAGGGCCCCGAGTTCGACAAGCTGTGGCTTGAGTCGATGATCGCCCACCATCAGGGTGCGGTGGAGATGGCGAAGGCTGAACTGGCCAACGGCGTCAACGCCGATGCGAAGACGCTGGCGCAGCACATCATCGACGCGCAGGAGGCTGAGATCGCCCAGATGCAGAAGATGCTCGGATCATGA
- the ricR gene encoding copper-sensing transcriptional repressor RicR: MTEEVAAHGYSPNKENYAKRLRRVEGQVRGIAKMIDEDKYCIDVLTQISAVTSALQSVALGLLDEHLGHCVSHAVAEGGDEADRKLAEASAAIARLVRS, translated from the coding sequence ATGACGGAAGAAGTTGCCGCGCATGGCTATTCGCCGAACAAGGAGAACTACGCCAAGCGTCTGAGGCGCGTCGAGGGGCAGGTCCGCGGAATCGCGAAGATGATCGACGAGGACAAGTACTGCATCGACGTCCTCACCCAGATCAGTGCCGTCACCAGCGCGTTGCAGTCGGTGGCGCTCGGACTGCTCGACGAACACCTGGGCCACTGCGTCAGCCACGCCGTGGCCGAGGGTGGGGACGAGGCCGACAGGAAACTCGCCGAGGCGTCCGCCGCCATCGCGCGCCTCGTGCGGTCCTGA
- a CDS encoding TIGR00645 family protein, with product MTEIDQRVPAPVQPPFRSFTGVIGSAIFVSRWLQAPLYLGLIVAQAVYVVVFWKELIHLAKDFNHLDEASVMLIVLGLVDVVMIANLLIMVIIGGYETFVSRIRMDTHPDKPEWLSHVNPNVLKVKLAMSIIGISSIHLLKSFINAENLSPETLKWQTIIHMAFIASAIGLAYVDWISARVAAINNH from the coding sequence ATGACTGAGATCGACCAGCGCGTCCCCGCCCCTGTCCAGCCGCCGTTCCGCTCGTTCACGGGCGTCATCGGTTCGGCGATCTTCGTGAGTCGCTGGCTGCAGGCACCGCTGTACCTGGGACTGATCGTCGCGCAGGCCGTCTACGTGGTGGTGTTCTGGAAGGAACTGATCCACCTGGCGAAGGACTTCAACCATCTCGACGAGGCGTCGGTGATGCTGATCGTCCTGGGCCTGGTCGACGTCGTGATGATCGCCAACCTCCTGATCATGGTGATCATCGGCGGTTACGAGACATTCGTGTCCCGCATCCGGATGGACACCCACCCGGACAAGCCCGAATGGCTCAGCCACGTCAACCCCAACGTGCTCAAGGTCAAGCTGGCGATGTCGATCATCGGCATCTCATCGATCCACCTGCTGAAGTCCTTCATCAACGCCGAGAACCTCTCCCCCGAGACGCTGAAGTGGCAGACCATCATCCATATGGCCTTCATCGCTTCGGCCATCGGACTGGCCTACGTTGACTGGATCTCCGCGCGGGTCGCCGCAATCAACAACCATTGA
- a CDS encoding L,D-transpeptidase, whose protein sequence is MASLIRSRAAKSVAALVGTAALLSFAVTPAAADPEVTPGDPPPPPVVDAPVDPFAPPAPPADPLAPAAAEDPAAPVPLNNYGAPSVIPEGTPAGQNPLPFEGTPPFRPPTFNPVNGSMVGVAKPIYINFAVPIADRQMAQDAVHISSVPPVPGRFYWVSDTQLRWRPQDFWPANTVVTIDAAGTKSTFRTGDYLVATIDDKTKQMEVMRNGKLEKTFPVSMGKPDGKHETKNGTYYVLEKFADIVMDSSTYGVPVDSAEGYKLKVQDAVRIDNSGIFVHSAPWSVGDQGKRNVSHGCINLSPANAQWFFDNFGSGDPVVIKNSKGLYSQPDGASDWQMF, encoded by the coding sequence ATGGCGAGCTTGATCCGAAGCCGCGCCGCGAAGTCGGTGGCCGCACTTGTGGGCACCGCCGCACTGCTGTCTTTCGCGGTGACACCCGCGGCAGCAGATCCTGAGGTCACCCCCGGCGACCCGCCACCGCCGCCCGTCGTCGACGCGCCCGTTGACCCGTTCGCACCCCCGGCGCCACCGGCAGATCCGCTGGCCCCCGCGGCTGCCGAAGACCCGGCCGCCCCGGTGCCGCTGAACAACTACGGCGCGCCTTCGGTGATCCCCGAGGGCACGCCCGCGGGCCAGAACCCGCTGCCGTTCGAGGGCACCCCACCGTTCCGGCCGCCCACCTTCAACCCGGTGAACGGGTCGATGGTCGGTGTGGCCAAGCCCATCTACATCAACTTCGCCGTACCGATCGCCGACCGGCAGATGGCGCAGGACGCCGTGCACATCTCGTCGGTGCCGCCGGTGCCCGGCCGCTTCTACTGGGTCAGTGACACGCAGTTGCGCTGGCGTCCGCAGGACTTCTGGCCCGCCAACACCGTCGTGACCATCGACGCGGCGGGCACCAAGTCCACCTTCCGCACCGGTGACTACCTGGTCGCCACGATCGACGACAAGACCAAGCAGATGGAGGTCATGCGCAACGGGAAGCTCGAGAAGACCTTCCCGGTGTCGATGGGCAAGCCCGACGGCAAGCATGAGACCAAGAACGGCACCTACTACGTGCTGGAGAAGTTCGCCGACATCGTGATGGACTCCTCGACCTACGGCGTGCCGGTGGACTCGGCCGAGGGCTACAAGCTCAAGGTGCAGGACGCGGTCCGGATCGACAACAGTGGCATCTTCGTGCACAGCGCGCCGTGGTCGGTGGGCGATCAGGGCAAGCGCAATGTCAGCCACGGCTGCATCAACCTGAGCCCCGCCAACGCCCAGTGGTTCTTCGACAACTTCGGCAGCGGCGATCCCGTCGTCATCAAGAACAGCAAGGGCCTGTACAGCCAGCCCGACGGCGCGTCGGACTGGCAGATGTTCTAG